CGCCGAGCCAGCGCGGGGAGAACGCGTATGGGCCGTCGCGCGTGAGCTGCCGCCACGCTTGCAGCGGCCGAGCGCCCGGTTCGCGGATGGTTCGCGCGATGGAGTCGCGGAACTCCGACCAGGCCTTCGTGAACGAAATGCCGAATCCACTCCGCGCGGGAGGATTCAGCAGGTATGGAATCAGATAACCGCTCTGCGCCTCGACGAATTTGCGGATGGTCGTGTCGCCGCGGGTCTTCGCGAGGTAGTCCATGAAGAGCGAGCCGTAGGCGTATGCGGCTTCGCCGAACGGATAGCGCGGCTGCCCGAGGCTCCACGCGCCGATACGCGGAAAGGCCGCGTCGACCGTGGACGATCGCGCGATCATCCGGTGCTCGGATCCTTCGACGCGGCCGGCGCCGGCCAAGTGCGACTCCTCGTAGACGGCGAGACCCTCGAGGATCCACGACGGCGCGTACAGGTTCGGGAAGGTGGGTGGCGAGCGGCCGAAAACATGTTGGCTCAGCGCCCAGATGCCGCGCACGCGATCGAGCTGAAAGATGTGCGTGAGCTCGTGCGTGATCACCATCTGCGTCCAATCGTTCGTGTAGCGCAGCGCGGATTCGGTGGCCGGCGGATTGGCGTAAACGACGATGCGGTTCGACGGAAAGGACGTCGCGGATCCGTTGGAGAAGTCCACGTCGTCCGACAACACGACGTCGATCATCCCGCGCGGCGGGTGCATCTCGTGCGACAGCTGGTCGTACGCACGCTCGGCGTCTGCCGCGAGGCGGCGGGCGAGCGGTTCGAGCGGCGGATTGAAGTTGATGCGGAAGTGGCGCGTGGTGAGGGTGCGCCAGGTGAGGTTCGGAGCTTGGCCGGCGGCTGTGCGCGTGAGGAGAATTGCGGCGAGAACAAGGTGGACGGGTGGACGGGTGGACAGGTGGACGCGAAACAGCCGAGATGTCAGTCGCCAGACTCGAGGCGCGAGTGGGCGTCGTCGGCGCTTAGCCGTCCACCCGTCCACCCGTCCACCCGTCCACCCGTTCACTGCGCGATGGACCTGAAATACGCCTCAATCCCGTCGGCGACCCCGCGAGCGTAGCGTTCTTGAAATTCCGGCGTCTTGAGTGCGTTCTCTTGTTCAGGAATCATCAAGAACGCTCCTTCGCAAATGAGCGAGGGCATCCAGGTCGTGCGACCAATCGCGATGTTCTGGTAGTGGACGCCGAGGTCGCGGAGGCCCATCTCGGATTCCATGCCGGACTGCACGAGTCGCGCGAGCGGTTCGGTCTGGGGATGGAAGAAGAGAGTGCTCGTGCCGACGTTCGGGAAGGGATCGACGCCGTCGCCGAACGCGTTGAGATGAATCGAGACGAGGGCCGCGGAGTTCGCGCGCCGCGCGATGACCGAGCGGAGATGGAGGTCGACGGGATCCATCGTCGTCCGCGTCATGACGACGTGGGCGCCGCGCGACTCGAGGATGTCGCGCAACTTGAACGAAACGGGCAGGACCGCCACGGCTTCGGTCAGGCCGGTGGGACCGAGCGCGCCGCCGGGCGGGTGTCCCGGATCGACGGTGATGGTGAGTCCCTCGAGCGGCCGCGCCGCGGAAATGCGCGGCGGCCGTCTCAAACGCAGAACGAAACCGCGCGGATCGAAGAGCACCAGATAGCCGTAGGGAGGACGCGAGAGCTCGATGTCGAGCCGAATTCGATCCGAGCCGACGGGCACCCAGTTGATGACGCGGATGAACGGCTCGTTCTGGAGATACTTGATCGTCTCCGGCGACGCCTGCGTCCCATAGAGCGTCAACGACACGTGCCGCGTGTCCTGCTCCACCAAAAACGGGGGCGCCGATGAAATCGGCAGCACGAGATCGACCCACTCGGCCGAGGGGACGACGGACATGGGGCCGATGGTGCGATGCGGGGCGGGATATCCGGGCATGAGCGACTTCACGTTCTCCGAGTCCACCCAAACCTCGAGCTGAGAATCGAGCCGCACACGGACGTTGTCGCCGACGCGACCCGTCTCGAGCACGATCGTGCCCGGCACGAACATCCATTTGTATGTGCCGCCGGGCGTCGGCCGGCCGATGACGTAGGCGTCGGTGTCGCGCTGGGCGATCGTGTCGCCGAGCATCACGTAATGTGCCGGGCGCGGCTCGTAGATCTTCGCGAGCTCCATGCGAATCATCTCGCTGCCGCGGGAAACGACCAGCTGACCGCCGTTCCGCAGATCGACCGCACGCACGTCGGTCGCGTAAAGATTTCCGCCGAGGTAGACGAGCGGCTGATTCATTCCATTCGTGACTACCGACGCGTCAGCGTCGGGCGAGGCGCGCACGCTCACGCGAACGAGCTCCTCGTCGCGCAACGCGCGATAGCCGCCGCGCGGTGAGACGCTCGACGAATCGATCGCGAGGCGACCAGTGGGGGTCGAGAGGTCCGGACGAGGGGGTGGAACACGCACGCGCACCACGGCACGCGAGCTGTCCGTCGGCGTGCGCGCGACAAGCTCGTAACGCGGGGCAGTCGGCGGAGGCACCGGGAGGAACGCCAGGAAAGCACCATTTGGTGCCACCGGAACGGGCGTCCCATTTATTGTCAGCTCGGCGTGGCCGTTGCCGACGGAGCCGAAAATGAAGTTGGAGTCGCGG
The sequence above is drawn from the Gemmatimonadaceae bacterium genome and encodes:
- a CDS encoding N-acetylmuramoyl-L-alanine amidase, with the protein product MEGPVAVKVQFPSPNEAISVRDSNFIFGSVGNGHAELTINGTPVPVAPNGAFLAFLPVPPPTAPRYELVARTPTDSSRAVVRVRVPPPRPDLSTPTGRLAIDSSSVSPRGGYRALRDEELVRVSVRASPDADASVVTNGMNQPLVYLGGNLYATDVRAVDLRNGGQLVVSRGSEMIRMELAKIYEPRPAHYVMLGDTIAQRDTDAYVIGRPTPGGTYKWMFVPGTIVLETGRVGDNVRVRLDSQLEVWVDSENVKSLMPGYPAPHRTIGPMSVVPSAEWVDLVLPISSAPPFLVEQDTRHVSLTLYGTQASPETIKYLQNEPFIRVINWVPVGSDRIRLDIELSRPPYGYLVLFDPRGFVLRLRRPPRISAARPLEGLTITVDPGHPPGGALGPTGLTEAVAVLPVSFKLRDILESRGAHVVMTRTTMDPVDLHLRSVIARRANSAALVSIHLNAFGDGVDPFPNVGTSTLFFHPQTEPLARLVQSGMESEMGLRDLGVHYQNIAIGRTTWMPSLICEGAFLMIPEQENALKTPEFQERYARGVADGIEAYFRSIAQ